From Oreochromis niloticus isolate F11D_XX linkage group LG1, O_niloticus_UMD_NMBU, whole genome shotgun sequence, a single genomic window includes:
- the rxfp3.3a2 gene encoding relaxin-3 receptor 1, with product MMEEMFNHSGALNRSSVLEDIDVSADGTPILRILISVVYSVVCAVGLVGNLLVFFLMRLRQGRKRSTINVFIINLAVTDFQFVLTLPFWAVDTALDFSWPFGDAMCKIVLSVTVMNMYASVFFLTAMSVTRYLAVASALKKKAHSRSRCVKWVCAVLWVAATVATAPTAVFSTVTVVAGEKLCLLKFPEGHDWLALYHIQKILIAFIIPMLIVSVNYLMLLRFVRLRSMDSSNPKRRSRVTKSVAIVVLSFFCCWMPNHAITFWGVLVKFNAANWDTSYYMVHTYVFPVTVCLAHANSCLNPVLYCLMRPEIRKMLSGLFWKASTPSSTKGCATRSMTQAETQGAAPLQIMDNAEYTLSIIDRKGLSASKVLPYTR from the coding sequence ATGATGGAGGAAATGTTTAACCACAGCGGAGCGCTCAACCGAAGTTCAGTGCTCGAAGACATCGATGTGAGCGCGGATGGCACCCCCATCCTGAGGATACTCATATCGGTTGTGTACTCTGTAGTTTGCGCGGTGGGTTTAGTGGGCAACCTCCTCGTCTTTTTTCTAATGAGGTTACGACAAGGTCGAAAGAGGTCCACTATTAATGTTTTCATCATCAACTTGGCAGTGACGGACTTCCAGTTTGTTCTCACTCTGCCCTTCTGGGCTGTGGACACCGCGCTGGACTTCAGCTGGCCGTTCGGAGACGCCATGTGCAAGATCGTCCTCTCGGTCACTGTGATGAACATGTACGCCAGCGTGTTTTTCCTCACCGCCATGAGCGTGACCCGCTACCTGGCCGTCGCCTCGGCTCTGAAGAAAAAGGCGCACAGCAGGTCACGGTGTGTGAAGTGGGTGTGCGCGGTGCTGTGGGTGGCGGCGACAGTTGCCACAGCTCCAACAGCTGTCTTCTCCACTGTGACAGTGGTGGCTGGCGAAAAACTATGTCTCCTCAAGTTTCCCGAAGGACACGACTGGCTCGCCCTCTATCACATCCAGAAAATCCTGATCGCTTTCATTATCCCCATGCTCATTGTCTCCGTTAACTACCTGATGCTGCTGCGCTTCGTCAGACTGAGGAGCATGGACAGCAGCAACCCTAAACGGAGATCTAGAGTCACCAAATCTGTGGCTATAGtagttttgtctttcttttgctgctggatGCCAAATCATGCCATCACCTTCTGGGGCGTGTTGGTCAAATTTAACGCAGCAAACTGGGACACGTCGTATTACATGGTGCACACCTACGTGTTCCCGGTCACCGTGTGCTTGGCGCACGCAAACAGCTGCTTAAATCCGGTGCTTTATTGCCTGATGAGGCCGGAGATCAGGAAGATGCTGAGCGGATTGTTTTGGAAAGCCTCCACTCCGTCCTCCACGAAAGGTTGCGCCACGCGCTCCATGACACAGGCAGAAACCCAGGGAGCCGCGCCTCTCCAGATTATGGACAATGCGGAGTACACGCTGTCCATCATAGACCGTAAGGGTTTATCAGCCTCTAAAGTCCTCCCGTATACTCGTTAA